A genomic window from Brevibacillus agri includes:
- a CDS encoding DUF2179 domain-containing protein: protein MIYVTIALIQIIYVALNSLRVVLMIKGRNYAAASLCTVEIFVYLSGLSIVLNYMDSFWGIFTYCLSYGVGTLLGMYIEQKIALGYMTLQVITANEAELTSVLKEKGYGVTKWHGSGLYGTRMIFLILAKRKNYLDAIKTIQQIDPGAFIISSEPKTFVGGFTPGKLN from the coding sequence ATGATTTATGTGACGATTGCGTTGATCCAGATTATTTACGTCGCGCTCAATTCCCTGCGGGTCGTGCTGATGATAAAAGGCCGAAACTATGCGGCCGCGAGCTTGTGCACGGTCGAGATTTTTGTCTATTTGTCCGGGTTGTCGATCGTTTTGAACTACATGGATTCGTTCTGGGGGATTTTCACGTACTGCCTGTCGTATGGAGTGGGGACGTTGCTCGGCATGTACATCGAACAAAAAATCGCCCTCGGCTACATGACGCTGCAAGTGATTACGGCCAATGAAGCGGAGCTGACCAGCGTGCTCAAGGAAAAGGGCTACGGCGTGACCAAGTGGCACGGCTCCGGCCTGTACGGGACGCGGATGATTTTTCTCATTTTGGCCAAGCGCAAAAATTACCTGGATGCGATCAAAACGATCCAGCAAATCGATCCCGGCGCCTTTATCATCTCCTCGGAGCCGAAGACGTTTGTCGGCGGGTTTACGCCGGGGAAGCTAAACTGA